A region of Lepus europaeus isolate LE1 chromosome 2, mLepTim1.pri, whole genome shotgun sequence DNA encodes the following proteins:
- the LOC133751931 gene encoding proline-rich protein 23A-like, protein MLVIPRIPLRGGGSRGRSLAGHFATWNTVGGAQHIRSASRKAEGSKVRGPTPRWALLLQSQTAAQPSIRRRPPALSPGPDSARRTAKPAPLAPSARPPSAARSAVAMRGVRPRSPSACPEPAGPPPPGAPGAPGAPGAPGAPGPAKRRRVQEPAAAEPRPQPGLLAPPAPPTAAAPLTSVVVLAAGCALQVPLDHVDLLLEPEPTSVLSVSLPGHTLLLVPEGLLEAAGQGPTPGGLALPAVLDAAAEDVVLQQGFVCAAPTEMAGQGEASEDHADPELLLAIRGEPATGWAAGLCLGAARGSSRGSGFDLDFELWRPLPGSALQPLPPSPSPGPPEPPGRPQRPPRPACKARRRLFQE, encoded by the coding sequence ATGTTGGTCATACCCAGGATTCCGCTTCGGGGCGGAGGCTCCAGGGGGCGGAGTCTGGCGGGACATTTTGCGACTTGGAACACGGTTGGTGGAGCACAGCACATCCGGAGCGCTAGCAGGAAGGCCGAAGGTTCCAAGGTGCGAGGCCCGACCCCGAGGTGGGCGCTGCTCCTGCAAAGCCAGACTGCAGCCCAGCCGTCCATCCGCCGCAGGCCGCCTGCCCTGTCCCCGGGGCCTGACAGCGCCCGCAGGACCGCGAAGCCCGCGCCCCTCGCACCCTCTGCCCGGCCCCCGAGCGCAGCCCGCAGCGCCGTGGCCATGAGGGGCGTCCGGCCCCGCAGCCCCAGCGCCTGCCCTGAGCCCGCGGGGCCCCCGCCGCCCGGAGCgcccggagcccccggagcccccggagcaCCCGGAGCCCCCGGTCCTGCCAAGCGCCGCCGAGTGCAGGAGCCCGCGGCCGccgagccccggccccagcccggcctcctggccccgcccgcgcccccgaCAGCCGCCGCGCCGCTCACCTCCGTCGTGGTCCTGGCCGCCGGCTGCGCCCTGCAGGTGCCGCTGGACCACGTCGACCTGCTGCTGGAGCCCGAGCCCACGTCGGTCCTCAGCGTGTCTCTGCCCGGCCACACGCTGCTGCTggtccccgagggcctcctggaggCCGCCGGCCAGGGCCCCACGCCGGGCGGCCTGGCGCTGCCCGCTGTCCTGGACGCCGCGGCCGAGGACGTCGTGCTGCAGCAGGGATTCGTGTGCGCAGCCCCCACGGAGATGGCCGGCCAGGGAGAGGCCTCGGAAGACCACGCCGACCCCGAGCTGCTCCTGGCGATCCGCGGGGAGCCTGCAACCGGCTGGGCCGCGGGGCTCTGCCTGGGCGCTGCAAGGGGCTCCAGCCGCGGCTCGGGCTTCGACCTGGACTTCGAGCTGTGGCGGCCGCTGCCCGGCTCTgcgctccagcctctgcctccgtcTCCCAGTCCAgggcccccggagcccccggggCGCCCGCAGCGCCCTCCTCGGCCCGCCTGCAAGGCCCGGAGACGCCTGTTCCAGGAATGA